CGGAACCCGCGCAGCCCGCCGCGGCCGGCTGGAACTGGGGCACCCCGGCGCCCACCCCGACCCCGGTCGAGGCGGCACCCGTGGAAGCCGCGCCCGTCGAGACTGCGCCAGTCGAGAGTGCCCCGGTCGAGGTGACTCCCGTCGAGGAAGCCCCGGTCGAGGTCGCGCCAGTCGAGGTTGCGCCAGTCGAGGTCTCCCCGGTCGAGGTCGCCGCTGTGGCCGAGCCGGAACCCGTGCCGACGCCTGAACCGACGCCTGCGCCCGCCCCGGCGGCGGCGGGTGGCCTGGCCGCTGGCCTGGGCAGCCTGCTCTCGCGCCTGTACCAGAAACCGGCCGAGCCCGCGCAGCCCGCTCCGGCCGCCGAGATGCCCACGCCCGCCGCTGCGGCTCCGGTCGAGGTGGCTCCGGTCGAGGTGGCTCCGGTCGACGTCGCACCCGTCGAGATCGCACCGGTCGAGACTGCTCCGGCCGAGCCCACTCCGGTCGAGCCCAGCCCTGTTGAGCCCGAGCCGGTCGTGACGCCCGAGTTGACCGAGCCCGAGCTGACCGAGGTTGAGGCCCCGGCGGCGGCCTGGACGGATGGCCGTCAGGCGGACGACGCCGCCTGGGCGCAACCGGCCGAGCCGGAAGCGCAGCCCGCGACCGAGCCTCTGCCCGAACCTGTGACCGAGCCCGAACCGGTCGCCGCTCAGGAAGAGGACACCGCGACCGAGGCGGCGACCGAAGAGATGCCCGCCGCAGCGCCCGAGCCCATGGTCGAGGAATCGATGGGCGAGGACGTCGCGGCCCAGGACCCTATGGTCGAGGAAGCCGTGGTGGCCGAGCCGGTCGAGGCCGAGTCCACCGTGGAGCCCGTGGTGGACCCCATCGACACCGAAGCCGTCGAGACTGAACCGGTCGCTGCGGAACCGGCTGCCACCCAACCGGCGGCCGCTGAACCGACGGACGAGCCCGTCGCCGGGGAAGCCATGCCCGCCGCGCCCGTGCCCGCCGCGCCCGTGCCCGCCGCGCCCGTGCCTGCCGCGCCGATGCCTGCCCCCGTGGCGGCGCCCGCTGGGAACGCGGTGTGGTTCGGCGCGTACCTGCGCCGCGACGCGAACGTGGCGGCCCTGCATGACCTGCGTGGTCAGGTGACGGCGGCGCTGTCGCGGGACCTGCCGCTGGCGCTGCTGGTGGCCCGTGCGGCTCAGCGTCACGCGGACACGCTGGGTCTGGGCAGCGTGGCGGTGCACGCCGACGGCGGCGCGATGTCTG
This region of Deinococcus sp. JMULE3 genomic DNA includes:
- a CDS encoding E3 binding domain-containing protein, translated to MDRIAPLAKILAEANGIDWQRLQGSGAGGLIVEQDILNYLSRVMSGEEDPPSTPVDLPPPDWNGEEVPTADMLGRAGMSADMLRGAGVDTDLTAFVEQTRAAAPSVPAPATESLDDDLEFELDDEPEDTPAPQVAAPTFIPAPEIPAAPAPEPVPAPVAAPEPEPAQPAAAGWNWGTPAPTPTPVEAAPVEAAPVETAPVESAPVEVTPVEEAPVEVAPVEVAPVEVSPVEVAAVAEPEPVPTPEPTPAPAPAAAGGLAAGLGSLLSRLYQKPAEPAQPAPAAEMPTPAAAAPVEVAPVEVAPVDVAPVEIAPVETAPAEPTPVEPSPVEPEPVVTPELTEPELTEVEAPAAAWTDGRQADDAAWAQPAEPEAQPATEPLPEPVTEPEPVAAQEEDTATEAATEEMPAAAPEPMVEESMGEDVAAQDPMVEEAVVAEPVEAESTVEPVVDPIDTEAVETEPVAAEPAATQPAAAEPTDEPVAGEAMPAAPVPAAPVPAAPVPAAPMPAPVAAPAGNAVWFGAYLRRDANVAALHDLRGQVTAALSRDLPLALLVARAAQRHADTLGLGSVAVHADGGAMSAGSGSLRDALDAGAFEGKPDLLVVDAGSMDLDDLHFPHTTTLSVGRVQDGRAALTLNGDVDAARAAQFLAQVAGTLEQPILLVL